The Bubalus kerabau isolate K-KA32 ecotype Philippines breed swamp buffalo chromosome 16, PCC_UOA_SB_1v2, whole genome shotgun sequence genome includes a region encoding these proteins:
- the RTN4R gene encoding reticulon-4 receptor, which produces MAWPSRGGLGGGPAMGEGKGELHPPGWGGTPGRVSGREGWGQLDWSKLLAWPVRTFLGWVVLVQKLSEDRPGRASPHAWPVSYWRWDCAQANRRSGVCRCECPFQEAFPWTPSGGCGVAARGVPGGSQDFPRSLRPLAGFGVQQLPHGSQLLAWVLWLQAWRVAAPCPGACVCYSEPKVTTSCPQQGLQAVPADIPATSQRVFLHGNRIAYVPAASFRACRNLTILWLHSNALAHIDAAAFSGLALLEQLDLSDNAQLRAVDPATFRGLGRLHTLHLDRCGLRELGPGLFRGLAALQYLYLQDNGLQALPDDAFSDLGNLTHLFLHGNRIPSVPERAFRGLHSLDRLLLHQNRVARVHPHAFRDLGRLMTLYLFANNLSALPAEALAPLRSLQYLRLNDNPWVCDCRARPLWAWLQQFRGSSSELPCSLPARLAGRDLKRLAATDLEGCAVATLPAPPIWTGGPVHEEPLGLPKCCQPDAVDKASVLEAGRPASAGNALKGRVPPGDSAPGNRSGPRHINDSPFGTLPGSAEPPLTAVQPEGSQPPGSPTTGPRRRPGCSRKNRTRSQCRLGQAGSGGGGSGGVEGSGTPPGLACSLVPLALVLVLWTVLGRY; this is translated from the exons ATGGCGTGGCCCAGCCGTGGTG GTCTTGGGGGAGGCCCCGCGATGGGGGAAGGAAAAGGGGAGCTGCACCCCCCTGGCTGGGGTGGAACCCCTGGGAGAGTGTCTGGGCGGGAGGGTTGGGGGCAGCTGGACTGGAGTAAGCTCCTCGCCTGG CCCGTGAGGACCTTCTTGGGGTGGGTGGTGCTGGTGCAGAAGCTGTCAGAAGACAGGCCTGGAC GGGCTTCTCCCCACGCCTGGCCTGTGAGCTACTGGCGCTGGGACTGCGCACAGGCCAACCGGCGCTCTGGCGTCTGCAGGTGTGAGTGTCCATTCCAGGAGGCCTTCCCTTGGACCCCGAGTGGTGGCTGCGGCGTGGCAGCTCGTGGAGTCCCAGGCGGCAGTCAAGATTTCCCGCGGAGCTTGAGACCCCTGGCGGGTTTTGGGGTGCAGCAGCTTCCTCATG GAAGCCAGCTGCTGGCCTGGGTGCTGTGGCTGCAGGCGTGGAGGGTGGCGGCGCCCTGCCCAGGCGCCTGCGTGTGCTATAGCGAACCCAAGGTGACCACCAGCTGCCCGCAGCAGGGTCTGCAGGCTGTGCCCGCCGACATCCCAGCCACCAGCCAGCGAGTCTTCCTGCACGGCAACCGCATTGCGTACGTGCCCGCCGCCAGCTTCCGCGCCTGCCGTAACCTCACCATCCTGTGGCTGCACTCGAACGCGCTGGCCCACATCGACGCGGCCGCCTTCTCCGGCCTGGCGCTCCTGGAGCAGCTGGACCTCAGCGACAACGCGCAGCTGCGGGCCGTGGACCCCGCCACGTTCCGGGGCCTGGGCCGCCTACACACGCTGCACCTGGACCGCTGCGGCCTGCGGGAGCTGGGCCCCGGCCTGTTCCGCGGCCTGGCCGCCCTGCAGTACCTCTACCTGCAGGACAACGGGCTGCAGGCGCTTCCCGACGACGCCTTCAGCGACCTGGGCAACCTCACGCACCTCTTCCTGCACGGCAACCGCATCCCCAGCGTGCCCGAGCGCGCCTTCCGCGGCCTGCACAGCCTCGACCGCCTTCTGCTGCACCAGAACCGCGTGGCACGCGTGCACCCGCACGCCTTCCGGGACCTCGGCCGCCTCATGACGCTTTACCTGTTTGCCAACAACCTCTCCGCGTTGCCCGCGGAGGCCCTGGCGCCCCTGAGGTCCCTGCAGTACCTGCGGCTCAACGACAACCCCTGGGTGTGCGACTGCCGGGCGCGCCCGCTCTGGGCCTGGCTGCAGCAGTTCCGTGGCTCCTCGTCAGAGCTGCCCTGCAGCCTGCCCGCGCGCCTGGCCGGCCGTGACCTCAAGCGCTTGGCCGCCACCGACCTGGAGGGTTGCGCAGTGGCCACGCTGCCGGCCCCTCCCATCTGGACCGGCGGGCCTGTCCACGAGGAGCCTCTGGGTCTGCCCAAGTGCTGCCAGCCGGACGCCGTGGACAAGGCCTCAGTGCTGGAGGCCGGGAGGCCCGCCTCCGCCGGCAACGCTCTCAAGGGACGAGTCCCGCCTGGCGACAGCGCACCAGGCAACCGCTCTGGCCCCCGGCACATCAACGACTCGCCCTTCGGGACCCTGCCGGGCTCAGCCGAGCCCCCCCTGACGGCGGTGCAGCCTGAGGGTTCCCAGCCCCCGGGCTCCCCCACCACGGGCCCGCGAAGGCGGCCAGGTTGTTCCCGCAAGAACCGCACACGCAGCCAGTGCCGTCTGGGCCAGGCGGGCAGTGGGGGCGGCGGGAGCGGCGGGGTGGAGGGCTCAGGCACCCCACCCGGCCTCGCCTGCAGCCTCGTCCCCCTGGCTCTGGTGCTGGTGCTGTGGACGGTGCTCGGGCGCTATTGA